One genomic region from Tachysurus fulvidraco isolate hzauxx_2018 chromosome 14, HZAU_PFXX_2.0, whole genome shotgun sequence encodes:
- the cdk16 gene encoding cyclin-dependent kinase 16 isoform X1 yields the protein MERVRKIKRQLSMTLRGGNTGDKNMTESISSQDTGAHSDSEAMPGGGNATLRGSVRGAGGSFSMHSLLQSYSSALHRPRSLGRSLSSYLNHTTRLEIVHEDVKMGSDGESDQASATSSDEVHSPVRVRMRNNAGRKISTEDINKRLSLPADIRLPDGYLEKFSLNSPLFDKPLSRRLRRVSLSEIGFGKLETYVKLDKLGEGTYATVYKGRSKLTDNLVALKEIRLEHEEGAPCTAIREVSLLKDLKHANIVTLHDIIHTQKSLTLVFEYLDKDLKQYLDDCGNCIHMHNVKLFLFQLLRGLNYCHRRKVLHRDLKPQNLLINDRGELKLADFGLARAKSIPTKTYSNEVVTLWYRPPDILLGSTDYSTQIDMWGVGCIFYEMATGRPLFPGSTVEEELHFIFKLLGTPTEETWPGITSNEEFISYNYPRYRADCLHNHTPRLDNDGVDLLSKLLQFEGKKRISAEEAMRHSYFHCLGERVLTLPDTTSIFALQDIQLEKETTMRTTSSMSDSVNSISQRQSLLF from the exons aGGCCATGCCAGGCGGGGGTAATGCCACTCTGCGTGGTTCAGTGAGAGGAGCAGGCGGCTCATTCAGCATGCACTCGCTCCTACAGTCCTACAGCAGCGCTCTGCACCGGCCACGCAGCCTGGGCCGCAGCCTCAGCTCCTATCTCAACCACACCACGCGCctcg AGATCGTCCACGAGGACGTGAAGATGGGCTCCGACGGAGAAAGCGACCAGGCATCGGCCACATCCTCCGACGAGGTTCACAGCCCGGTCCGCGTGAGGATGCGCAACAACGCAGGCCGCAAAATTTCCACTGAG GACATAAATAAGAGGCTGTCTCTGCCGGCTGACATTCGTCTTCCAGACGGCTACCTGGAGAAGTTCAGTCTAAACAGCCCGCTGTTCGATAAACCACTGAGTAGACGACTGCGTAGAGTCTCTCTG tcaGAAATTGGTTTTGGGAAGCTGGAAACTTATGTGAAACTGGATAAACTAGGAGAG GGAACATACGCCACGGTGTATAAAGGTCGCAGTAAGCTAACCGATAACCTCGTGGCTCTCAAGGAGATCCGTCTGGAACATGAGGAGGGAGCTCCCTGCACTGCCATCAGAGAGG ttTCCCTGCTGAAGGATCTCAAACATGCCAACATTGTGACTCTGCATGACATCATCCACACCCAGAAGTCTCTGACGCTCGTGTTCGAATACCTA GATAAAGACCTGAAACAGTATCTGGATGACTGCGGGAACTGCATCCACATGCACAACGTGAAG ctcttctTGTTCCAGCTTTTGCGAGGACTGAACTACTGTCACAGACGCAAAGTCCTCCATCGAGACCTCAAACCCCAGAATCTCCTCATCAATGACCGCGGGGAGCTCAAACTGGCTGACTTCG GTCTGGCTCGAGCCAAGTCGATTCCCACCAAGACTTACTCGAACGAAGTGGTGACTCTGTGGTATCGCCCACCGGACATCCTATTGGGCAGCACGGATTACTCCACCCAGATCGACATGTG GGGCGTCGGATGTATCTTCTACGAGATGGCTACGGGTCGGCCGCTGTTCCCCGGATCCACGGTGGAGGAGGAGCTGCACTTTATCTTCAAACTGCTAG GGACACCTACAGAAGAAACCTGGCCTGGAATAACCTCCAATGAAGAATTCATCTCCTACAACTACCCCCGTTACCGTGCCGACTGCCTACACAACCACACCCCTCG GCTGGACAATGATGGAGTAGACCTCCTGTCCAAACTGCTGCAG TTTGAAGGAAAGAAGCGCATATCTGCAGAGGAAGCGATGAGACACTCATATTTTCATTGTCTGGGAGAGAGAGTTCTCACACTGCCTGACA cTACATCCATATTTGCACTTCAAGACATTCAGCTGGAGAAGGAGACGACCATGAGGACAACAAGCTCGATGTCCGACTCCG